Part of the Antennarius striatus isolate MH-2024 chromosome 6, ASM4005453v1, whole genome shotgun sequence genome, CAATTTAGCTGACTTAAATGAACCTAAAGGTGTGTATTTGTTAAGTTTTTTTGCACTtcgaattttaaaaaatgtaaaactaggaaaacatgtttacaggaggcaaattttaaaaaaaattacataaaagttCTTTAATGACCACTGAgcgctctctctgtctctctctctttctctgatgTAAACATGGTTAGGTGACGTATTGTAGGTGGGAAGCACCTGTCTAACATGCTTTTAAGCCAGTGAAAACACAAGTGAAGTGTAGTCAGATGTACTGATGAGAGATGAAAATTCTAATTGTCATTATTGGGCTGATCATGTGTCTGGGTTTGTGTAAGGTGAACTCAGTTCTTAAGAACCAAAGGGCTAGGCTAACACAGAACAGAACTTTCAATACAGGAAGCATTGAGGCCTCATCTGTGAAATGTAAGCTCCAAGCTAGACCTCGTCAACCTGCATTCTCTATGGATGGAGACTACATCATTGGAGGTGTTTTCTCCTTACACTACCACATGCACATAGTGAATCAGCATGACTACACCAGCATGCCTGACCCATTAACATGCACAGGAAGGTTAGTAAAAGAATAATAGAATTGTATTGATGTGTAAGATGTATTGCTcattgtgatttaaaaaaaaaatgttttaggatGAATTGAAAACTCTAAAAGACAATGTGTATATTCagaatatttaattttgttgaaatttaatttgtgaTTCAAAATTCCTGTGTATTTTGGAGTGATTGAtctaaaattgtttaaaattgtatgaattttgtagtgatgtttatatatatatatatgtatatatatatatatatatatatatatatatatatatatatatatatatatatatatatatatatatatatatatatatatatatatatatatatatatattcacagtgcactggtgtcgcgcccagagtttcccccatTTCACGccctcagctgggataggctcatgACCCCCACGACCCACCACAGCGGTTGGAAGtggttgacaatgaatgaatgaatattacatataatgtatataatatataattattttcagATGAAGGTTAAGTCAGCCATCAGTTATTTTATATAACAGAATAGCAGAACTTGTTtcttgtgggggtttttttgttttgtttgttttttgtatttttgtttcttatgtttctgtttttgttgttaaaatTGCTTGAGGATTTGTTCCGTTCACAGCTGATTGTCTGTGTGCAGACTTGAATCGATGGAATTGCGATTTATGAGAGTAATGATCTTTGCCATCAAGGAAATTAACAACAGTACAGAGCTGCTGCCAGGTATTAAACTTGGTTACGAAATCCATGATTCTTGCACCTCAGCCCCTGTGGCAGTTCATGTGGCATTCCAGCTTTCAAATGGCCTGGATCCAGAGTTTAACACTGGTGACAACTGCTCACAGTCAGGTATGGTGATGGGCATTGTTGGTGAATCTGGGTCTTCTCCGTCCATCAGCGTGTCGAGAGTCATCGGGCCCTTTAATATTCCTCAAGTAAATATTCAATTTTTGGCAAACTTTATAGGTTCCTTAGGTGAGGGATGATATTCCATGTCTTTCTTGTTAAAGAGTcacatttatgttttcatttaggTGAGCCATTTTGCCACTTGTGCATGTCTGTCCAATAAGCAGCAGTACCCAAATTTCTTCAGAACTGTACCAAGTGATAATTTCCAGGCTGATGCACTGGCCAAGCTTGTGAAGCATTTTGGCTGGACTTGGATAGGTGCTGTCCGAGCTGATACTGACTATGGGAATAATGGAATGGCGGCATTCCTGACCACAGCACAGAAAGAAGGGATCTGTGTGGAATATTCTGAATCTGTACTTCAGACCTTCTCACGGAGCAAGATCCAACGAGTAGCTGATATTATCCGCAGGTCCCTGCATCactgatttattgtttattcaGCATATGACCGACCTTAAATCCATATATGTTAAGACAAAAGCATATGGAAGCTGAAATTGTCATCTCATTGTAAAACTGTAAATTTATGGTCTATGGTTTTAATTTAAGTTTATAAATTTATCTTCATTCcttcatcattttaaaattaagattGATGAGACCAAAAATGTTCATGAAAAAGTAAAATGTcccaatacaaaaatatattttaatatttttattagtaTAATACAATGCACTATGATGTCTCCCACAGGTCGACAGCTAAGGTTGTTGTGGTGTTTGCAGCTTCTGGAGATGTGAGAGTACTGTTTGAGGAGCTGTTGCATGAGCCTTCTCCACCTCGCCAGTGGATAGGAAGTGAGGCCTGGTTAACCAATGTAGACTTGCTGAGGTTCAATTTTGGTGTTGGAGCCATTGGATTTGTCATTGAGCAAGCTGACTCTCCTGGACTCAAAGAATTCTTACTGGATCTCTCGCCATCAAATGTTGCTTCCTCTGCAATACTTACTGAGTTCTGGGAGGATGCATTTAACTGCAGGCTGGGAAAAAGTGAGTCAATTGTGgtgatcaataaataaattatcatGTCTAAGGTAGTAAATGTATCATTCTGACTGTTATTTGCCTGTTATGAAAACCATTCATCTGATCTACTTCAGGTCTGGGGGCTCAGTGAAGTAATTTACACAGCTAATTTTTCACATTTGGTTTAATTTGGTAAGATAACATGCCCATTATTACAacagtaaacagtaaatataATAATAGCCATAATTTAAGCAAGTCATGTCAAACATGtgcagaaaaaatgaaaaatctcaTTGTCAAGCACCAATAAATGCATTGTTATTTCCATGTTGGTGGCTTTACCATTGTCCACATATTTCAATGCCGTAGCAtgtcatacagtatgtttctTGTACATTAGTGGCGCATAAATGAGCCATTACATTCGGTCTTTGATAAAGCAAGTTAGcgtacaataaaaataaaacaaaattgtgaatattAACTGAAACTACAGCTTTTCAGCTGAAAACATGTTCTTGTCTCCTGTTTTAGGTCCGGCCCCTGGTGAGATTATGTGTGATGGAACTCAAGACATGAAAAAACTCCAGAACCCATACACTGACTTTTCCAATCTTCGAATCACTAACATGGTGTATAAGGCAGTTTATGCCATAGCACATGCCCTTCATAAGACTTTGTGCCAGAGTATAAAGTCTGTCACTCATTGTGACAAATACAAAAGGATAGAGGCCAAGCAAGTCAGTGTAAAAAACTAACAAGATCCAAGATTTTCTTTCACAATGATACCATTTAATTccatgaaataataatttcaatatttatttcatattttcctttctctccctcaTTGTTAATTTACTTAATCATCATAGGTCCTATCAGAACTGAAGCAAGTAAATTTTACACAAAGTGGTTATGATGTGTCATTTGATGAGAACGGGGATCCTGTGCCTAGGTATGAGCTGATGAACTGGCAAAGAAGTGACAGTGGCAGTCTTGAGATGGTGACAGTGGGTTACTATGATGGGTCATTGCCGGTGGGCCAGGAGGTTCACATAAACAAAAACCTCATATTCATGGATGGTCTCAAAGAAGtaagaaaaaattaattattaaatatattttaatttaaaatgttttgctttccACGGGTATAAAGTACACCTTTATACTGCCCTGTGATTTTAGCCTTTACATTCTGCTTGACACCATGCCTCCCCATCTTATCTCATCACTATTTTGTCACCAACAAGTTTGCTGACAGATGCTCCAATCATGGATCTCTCGTTTTTGGAAGACTCTGCACCACTTCATCCATCTTATTAAAGAACTCTCTTTTCTTTACCATCTCACACAAACCTGGGATGCATATGCACTGGCCAATATTCACTACACCATTTACCTCCAGCTTTATAATCATCTGTGTATTTGACACTCTCGTCACCTCTGAAACACTCCTGAAAAGTAATTTTTTCAGTACAATCCCATCCCATTATCTTTGTCTCTTCAATGGTGGAACTTGTAACCTGACCAAAGCCTTAGCCTTAATTCTCTCCCACCTGATCTCCTGTACACAAAATGCACTTAATTCTCTCCATTGTGTCAGCCAGCAATTGCTCTTTTCCTTCCATTGTGCCAACGTTCAGTGTTATTACTGAACATTCGTTTTCTTCCTCATTTCTTCCTGACTCACTTTACTCCTCTCTTGCTGAGACCTAACTATATTCTGTTATGATAAATTCAGTAGGCTGTTCCAACgcataacataaataataattaaataatttaaatataaatacactgtttatgttgaataataattcaaaacctagtcagtttaaaaacctagttagttactTCAAAAACTAggtagtttaaaacctagttagttgaAAACCCAGTGAGTTAAGTCAAAACTTAGTTTGTTCCAAACATAATTAGTTTAGAGCCTATTTTGTTTAAACCCTAGGGGTCTAGTTAgcaagtattattattattattattattattattattattattattaatattaataataataataataataataataataaacaaatactgtaaacataagcagtgtaaacatgaacaacaaacataaataagaattaaattataacaacataattaacataaataacataaatacactgtaTTTGTTAAACAatatttcaaaacctagtgaATTAGTTCAAAATCTAGCTAAATTAGAGTCTAGTTTGTTCAAAACCAAGGGTTggttagttagtttaaaactgGTTAATTAAAATCTTGTTAGTTTAAAAATGGAGTTAGTTTTAAACCTtcttagttcaaaacctagttaataataatttaatgatgAATTAATTTAACATCAACAGTATcaacatcttcttttcctttcggctttcccctttaggggtcgccacagtgaatcaatttcctccatctaaccctgtcttctgcatcctattCTTTCAAACCAACTACCttcgtgtcctctttcactacatccataaacctcctctttggtcttcctctaggcctcctgcctggcagttcaaaactcagcatcctcctaccaatatattcactatctctcccctggacatgtccaaaccatctcagtctggcctctctgactttatctccaaaacctctaacatgtgctgtccctctgatgtactcattcctgatcctatcc contains:
- the LOC137596653 gene encoding extracellular calcium-sensing receptor-like, with translation MDGDYIIGGVFSLHYHMHIVNQHDYTSMPDPLTCTGRLESMELRFMRVMIFAIKEINNSTELLPGIKLGYEIHDSCTSAPVAVHVAFQLSNGLDPEFNTGDNCSQSGMVMGIVGESGSSPSISVSRVIGPFNIPQVSHFATCACLSNKQQYPNFFRTVPSDNFQADALAKLVKHFGWTWIGAVRADTDYGNNGMAAFLTTAQKEGICVEYSESVLQTFSRSKIQRVADIIRRSTAKVVVVFAASGDVRVLFEELLHEPSPPRQWIGSEAWLTNVDLLRFNFGVGAIGFVIEQADSPGLKEFLLDLSPSNVASSAILTEFWEDAFNCRLGKSPAPGEIMCDGTQDMKKLQNPYTDFSNLRITNMVYKAVYAIAHALHKTLCQSIKSVTHCDKYKRIEAKQVLSELKQVNFTQSGYDVSFDENGDPVPRYELMNWQRSDSGSLEMVTVGYYDGSLPVGQEVHINKNLIFMDGLKELPKSVCSENCPPGTRKVLQKGKPICCYDCVPCAEGEISNITDSPDCLLCLKEFWPNARRDTCLPKPVEFLSYNEELGIILATFSSGGALLTIMTAVVFFRHRASPIVRANNSELSFLLLFSLTLCFLSSLTFIGAPSDWSCMLRHTAFGVTFVLCMSCVLGKTIVVLMAFKATLPGSNVMKWFGPPQQRITVVSFTFIQVLICTLWLVISPPTPIKNLNVYKKKIVLECALGSAIGFWAVLGYIGLLAFFCLVLAVRARKLPDSFNEAKLITFSMLIFCAVWITFIPAYVSSPGKFTVAVEIFAILASSFGLIFCVFAPKCFIILIKPEKNTKKHLMNKNVSKEI